A window from Citrus sinensis cultivar Valencia sweet orange chromosome 5, DVS_A1.0, whole genome shotgun sequence encodes these proteins:
- the LOC127902804 gene encoding uncharacterized protein LOC127902804: MASSRINFAEIYSFFNDESRLGDVLQTFEPNSNESSRKYWLTVKDYMPTIPDWHQPSINAMSSVTRQSDEHDDIPNPTPEQRHDTSEDEVAVDDHQKQSMTDVDMLLIPVNLDGAHWVLARVDFLKNKVWIYDSLLTFRDDKGAS, from the exons ATGGCGTCTTCGAGAATCAACTTTGCCGAGATTTATTCGTTCTTCAATGACGAATCTCGTCTT GGGGACGTTTTACAAACCTTTGAGCCAAATTCAAATGAGAGTAGCAGAAAATATTGGCTCACTGTGAAGGATTACATGCCAACCATTCCAGACTGG CACCAACCCTCAATCAACGCGATGTCGTCGGTTACAAGGCAATCAGACGAGCATGACGACATACCAAACCCAACACCAGAGCAACGTCATGACACTTCTGAGGATGAGGTGGCTGTTGATGATCACCAGAAGCAATCAATGACGGATGTCGATatg TTACTCATCCCTGTTAACTTGGACGGTGCGCATTGGGTACTGGCACGAGTTGACTTTCTGAAAAACAAAGTATGGATTTATGACTCATTACTCACATTTCGCGACGACAAAGGTGCAAGTTGA